Proteins found in one Paenibacillus sp. FSL R10-2782 genomic segment:
- a CDS encoding DUF3592 domain-containing protein yields the protein MYWFHFSSELLMPFFCLLGLVLIYFGFRTIRRHRYRKRHWVRTKGQIVDAHIEVDVDVVPFDRDDPVDTSYTRRLKVRFYTTSGEIVEFWNPYSTNLSFNRVGRKINVLYNPANPRDALIAGGVNGAGCLAFMLFMIGIPFALTGIFALLKFFL from the coding sequence GTGTATTGGTTTCATTTTAGCTCCGAGCTGCTGATGCCGTTCTTCTGCTTGCTTGGACTAGTACTCATCTATTTTGGATTCAGGACCATCCGCCGCCATCGCTACCGCAAACGCCATTGGGTTCGCACCAAAGGGCAAATCGTGGATGCGCATATCGAAGTCGACGTTGATGTCGTTCCCTTTGACCGTGATGATCCGGTAGATACCAGTTACACCCGCCGATTGAAGGTACGCTTCTACACCACTTCAGGTGAAATCGTAGAATTCTGGAATCCTTATAGCACAAATCTGAGCTTCAACCGGGTTGGCAGAAAGATTAACGTATTATACAATCCAGCGAACCCTCGGGATGCCCTAATCGCAGGCGGTGTAAATGGTGCAGGCTGTCTTGCCTTTATGCTGTTTATGATCGGTATTCCCTTTGCTTTAACCGGGATATTCGCTTTACTGAAATTTTTCTTGTAA
- a CDS encoding LysE/ArgO family amino acid transporter — translation MLEAIIHAVLLALGLILPLGVQNVFVFNQGASQSRFRNALPAVITAGVCDTVLIALAVGGVSLILQRFLWLTNVLYAAGCLFLLYMAWTLWKSKAASSGESQPMLPKQQMIFAASVSLLNPHAILDTVGVIGTSSLQYDGGERWAFGLAAVSVSWIWFMGLATAGRFVGRMDSEGRFGTMLNKISALIILGLAIYMAVNFMNSI, via the coding sequence ATGCTAGAAGCTATTATCCATGCCGTTTTATTGGCATTAGGGCTGATTTTGCCCTTAGGGGTACAAAATGTATTTGTGTTTAACCAGGGGGCGTCCCAGTCACGGTTTCGCAATGCATTGCCTGCCGTGATTACGGCGGGTGTCTGTGACACCGTCCTCATTGCGCTCGCTGTTGGGGGTGTGTCCCTTATTTTGCAGCGTTTCCTATGGCTTACGAATGTGCTCTATGCAGCAGGCTGTTTGTTTCTGCTCTATATGGCTTGGACCCTTTGGAAGTCTAAGGCAGCCTCCTCGGGAGAAAGCCAGCCTATGCTGCCGAAGCAGCAGATGATTTTTGCAGCTTCGGTATCCTTGCTGAACCCCCATGCCATTCTGGATACCGTCGGCGTGATTGGAACCAGCTCCCTCCAATATGATGGCGGGGAACGCTGGGCTTTCGGACTGGCTGCCGTGTCAGTTTCGTGGATATGGTTTATGGGTTTGGCGACAGCCGGGCGTTTTGTAGGACGTATGGATTCAGAAGGAAGATTCGGCACTATGCTTAATAAGATATCAGCCTTGATTATTTTAGGTCTGGCTATTTATATGGCGGTAAATTTCATGAACAGCATATGA
- a CDS encoding molybdenum cofactor guanylyltransferase, translated as MVDVTGIIVAGGRSSRMGQDKAMLQLGGVAVLERISAVLGQVAQRVIVVARDTQQYRRFGLEMTTDLYPSLGPLSGIHAGLSASNTEWGIVVACDMPFVQPEVLRALVAQTTDWGAVQKTTSDQRKQEAEGEQALMGGNGLLIQPTESSLQAVIASVDGRIHPLLAVYHQSVLPSAEECLRSGRLRLTDWLDKLNVRYAKVEDLPGVSEDIWHKAAFNMNNPQDYQLAIEQLKHSVQQNTQAMQTMQTVREAQSVKNLKEIRED; from the coding sequence ATGGTAGATGTAACTGGAATTATTGTGGCAGGTGGACGCTCTAGCAGAATGGGACAGGACAAAGCGATGCTCCAGCTTGGGGGAGTTGCGGTACTGGAGAGAATATCTGCTGTGCTGGGGCAAGTAGCGCAACGAGTTATCGTCGTGGCCCGAGATACGCAGCAGTATAGACGGTTTGGTCTGGAAATGACGACAGACCTGTATCCTAGCTTGGGGCCATTAAGCGGCATCCATGCTGGGCTTTCTGCTTCCAACACGGAGTGGGGGATTGTCGTCGCCTGTGATATGCCCTTCGTGCAGCCAGAGGTATTGCGTGCCTTGGTTGCCCAAACAACGGACTGGGGAGCGGTGCAAAAGACAACCAGTGACCAAAGGAAACAAGAAGCGGAAGGGGAGCAAGCACTGATGGGTGGAAATGGCTTGTTGATCCAGCCAACGGAATCTTCATTACAAGCTGTAATCGCTTCTGTGGACGGGCGTATACACCCGCTACTGGCTGTGTACCATCAGAGTGTGCTGCCGTCTGCCGAGGAATGTTTGCGCAGTGGACGACTTCGTCTCACTGATTGGTTGGACAAGCTGAACGTTCGTTATGCGAAGGTAGAGGATTTGCCGGGGGTGAGTGAAGACATATGGCATAAGGCCGCATTTAACATGAACAATCCGCAGGATTACCAGCTTGCTATAGAGCAGTTGAAGCATAGCGTACAACAGAACACGCAGGCCATGCAGACCATGCAGACCGTGAGGGAAGCTCAGAGCGTGAAGAACTTAAAGGAAATACGAGAGGATTAG
- a CDS encoding Ig-like domain-containing protein: protein MSKKKRNKNHVNRMIKASVLTTQVLNLANPYVSAAFASESVSNNATENVSVSDGFVQEASSSNVASSVYMQAQIDEPPYYTWLSPQASGVSFYENLFMAFSEEVQLGTGHLVVHQEDGSEAGRINVSGGTTFGGTIHISGQNVSMELDHPLTDSTRYYVEVSSGMFVDRTGQGTNAIWDKDTWSFQTADQTAPKLVNKAPEGPGMSGVSPYDANFMLEFNEPVKWNHGYVRLHEASGGAVVRELAISGQWGAGRSPSISENKAYFSFSGGLEEGKAYYLEITSGALTDLAMNPYMGIHDPQEWTFQTKDEQPYYTHVYPNGSGQMLTPDLGMAFSEEVQLGTGHLVVHQEDGSEAGRINVSGGTTFGGTIHISGQHVRMELDHPLADNTQYYVEVSSGMFVDSAGQGSYAIWNKNTWSFRTADVTAPKLVRKVSPEEGTELSGAGPVAGFMLEFNEPMKWGQGYVRLHEASGGAVVRELRVSGAGDANYMINEEEKVVYFRLPGGLEEGKSYYLEITSGALTDLAMNPYVGMHTPEDWKFRIRDERPYYTSLYPEGSGQALIPSLRMDFSEEVQLGAGHLVVHQEDGSEAGRINVSGGTTFGGTIHISGQNVSMELDHPLTDSTRYYVEVSSGMFVDRTGQGTNAIWDKDTWSFQTADQTAPKLVNKAPEGPGMSGVSPYDANFMLEFNEPVKWNHGYVRLHEASGGAVVRELAISGQWGAGRSPSISENKAYFSFSGGLEEGKAYYLEITSGALTDLAMNPYTGIHDPQEWTFQTKDERPHRSKDKETSNSDTSSPASQTGANTGVVLTDAKIVSDKNSTIQLIGLNDGDASQALNVTIGEQKELIVDASGYSKAAKVSIPSAFLKEYEKESTRVPISIRTAVAQFTLSPELVNKLTSLYPEDSLTVEISALAGENGAQVRQAIADTGLAGVVVNPVDFKLMAGDHEITEFFGHYVERKLILDHEVDPEHVAAVWFDPQTGVLSSVPVLIRNVNGQTEAIIKSNHNSIYAVVSTDKKFKDLENHWAQKDVEMLANKLIVKGVQPDIFDPDRPVTRAEFVALLVRGLGMQEKPLTEHFRDVKENAWYAGSVGAAMEAGLIRGYGNRSFGPEKLITREEIVIITEKAAHYAQILNAGPASEKYKEIYSDASAVSPWAQEAMAKATEQGLIKGVSSDLLAPKQQAARVEATSILKRFLQLIKFTN from the coding sequence ATGAGCAAGAAAAAAAGAAATAAGAATCATGTAAATCGAATGATTAAGGCAAGTGTACTGACAACACAGGTGCTCAACCTGGCAAACCCTTATGTGTCGGCGGCGTTTGCATCGGAGAGTGTAAGCAACAACGCGACGGAGAATGTATCAGTGTCTGACGGGTTCGTCCAAGAAGCTTCTTCATCCAACGTGGCTTCATCGGTCTATATGCAGGCGCAAATAGACGAGCCCCCATACTATACATGGCTTTCACCTCAGGCAAGCGGCGTTTCTTTTTATGAAAATCTGTTTATGGCATTCAGTGAAGAGGTGCAGTTGGGAACAGGTCATCTGGTGGTGCATCAGGAAGATGGCAGTGAAGCGGGACGGATTAACGTGAGTGGAGGTACGACCTTCGGGGGAACGATCCATATTAGTGGTCAGAACGTATCGATGGAGCTGGACCACCCGTTGACGGATAGCACCCGGTACTATGTAGAGGTCAGCTCCGGTATGTTTGTGGACCGTACAGGTCAGGGGACGAATGCGATTTGGGACAAGGATACGTGGAGCTTCCAGACGGCAGACCAAACCGCGCCGAAGCTGGTGAATAAGGCACCGGAGGGGCCGGGTATGAGTGGTGTGAGTCCCTACGATGCGAACTTTATGCTGGAATTTAATGAACCGGTGAAGTGGAACCACGGCTATGTAAGGCTACACGAGGCTTCGGGAGGAGCAGTAGTTCGGGAGTTGGCGATATCAGGTCAGTGGGGAGCGGGGAGATCCCCGTCAATCTCGGAAAATAAAGCCTACTTTTCCTTTTCGGGTGGATTGGAAGAAGGAAAGGCGTACTATCTGGAAATTACCTCAGGTGCGCTGACGGATCTGGCGATGAATCCGTATATGGGGATCCATGATCCACAGGAATGGACGTTCCAAACGAAGGACGAGCAACCATACTATACCCATGTATATCCAAACGGAAGCGGGCAGATGCTCACGCCAGATTTGGGCATGGCATTCAGCGAAGAGGTGCAGTTGGGAACAGGTCATCTGGTGGTACATCAGGAAGATGGCAGTGAAGCGGGACGGATTAACGTGAGTGGAGGTACGACCTTCGGGGGAACGATCCATATTAGTGGTCAGCATGTACGGATGGAACTGGACCATCCACTGGCAGACAACACTCAGTATTATGTAGAAGTTAGCTCGGGTATGTTTGTAGATAGTGCGGGTCAAGGATCATATGCCATTTGGAACAAGAACACATGGAGCTTCCGGACAGCAGACGTCACAGCGCCGAAGCTGGTAAGGAAGGTATCACCAGAAGAAGGTACAGAGCTAAGTGGGGCGGGCCCAGTTGCAGGCTTTATGTTGGAGTTTAATGAACCGATGAAGTGGGGCCAGGGGTATGTAAGGCTGCACGAAGCTTCGGGAGGAGCCGTGGTGCGAGAGTTGCGGGTATCCGGAGCCGGGGATGCGAATTATATGATCAACGAAGAAGAGAAGGTAGTATACTTTAGGCTACCGGGTGGGCTGGAGGAAGGGAAGTCGTACTATCTGGAAATCACCTCGGGAGCACTGACGGACTTAGCAATGAACCCGTATGTGGGAATGCATACGCCGGAGGATTGGAAGTTCCGCATACGAGATGAACGGCCCTATTATACGAGCCTGTATCCAGAAGGGAGCGGGCAAGCGCTCATACCGAGCCTACGAATGGACTTCAGTGAAGAGGTGCAACTGGGCGCAGGCCATCTGGTGGTGCATCAGGAAGATGGCAGTGAAGCGGGACGGATTAACGTGAGTGGAGGTACGACCTTCGGGGGAACGATCCATATTAGTGGTCAGAACGTATCGATGGAGCTGGACCACCCGTTGACGGATAGCACCCGGTACTATGTAGAGGTCAGCTCCGGTATGTTTGTGGACCGTACAGGTCAGGGGACGAATGCGATTTGGGACAAGGATACGTGGAGCTTCCAGACGGCAGACCAAACCGCGCCGAAGCTGGTGAATAAGGCACCGGAGGGGCCGGGTATGAGTGGTGTGAGTCCCTACGATGCGAACTTTATGCTGGAATTTAATGAACCGGTGAAGTGGAACCACGGCTATGTAAGGCTACACGAGGCTTCGGGAGGAGCAGTAGTTCGGGAGTTGGCGATATCAGGTCAGTGGGGAGCGGGGAGATCCCCGTCAATCTCGGAAAATAAAGCCTACTTTTCCTTTTCGGGTGGATTGGAAGAAGGAAAGGCGTACTATCTGGAAATTACCTCAGGTGCGCTGACGGATCTGGCGATGAATCCGTATACGGGGATCCATGATCCACAGGAATGGACGTTCCAAACGAAGGACGAGCGCCCACATCGTTCGAAGGACAAAGAAACGTCAAATTCGGATACCTCGTCTCCTGCTTCCCAAACAGGGGCAAACACTGGTGTTGTATTAACGGACGCTAAAATAGTATCCGATAAGAATAGTACAATCCAACTTATCGGCTTGAATGATGGCGACGCTAGCCAAGCTCTGAATGTTACAATTGGTGAGCAGAAAGAGCTGATCGTTGATGCTTCGGGATACAGTAAAGCGGCAAAAGTGAGTATACCTTCCGCCTTTTTAAAAGAATATGAGAAAGAAAGTACAAGGGTACCAATCAGCATTCGCACGGCAGTAGCACAGTTCACCCTTTCTCCTGAACTCGTCAACAAATTGACATCATTATATCCAGAAGATAGTCTGACAGTTGAAATTTCAGCGTTGGCAGGGGAAAATGGGGCACAAGTAAGACAAGCTATTGCTGACACGGGTTTAGCGGGTGTTGTGGTAAACCCGGTTGATTTCAAGCTTATGGCCGGAGATCACGAGATCACTGAATTTTTCGGTCACTACGTGGAACGGAAATTGATTTTGGATCATGAAGTTGATCCTGAGCACGTAGCTGCGGTATGGTTCGATCCACAGACAGGTGTGTTATCGTCTGTTCCTGTGTTGATCCGGAATGTGAATGGCCAAACAGAGGCAATCATCAAGTCAAATCATAACAGCATTTATGCTGTAGTCTCAACAGACAAAAAGTTTAAGGATTTGGAGAATCATTGGGCACAAAAAGATGTGGAGATGCTGGCAAACAAGCTGATTGTCAAAGGTGTTCAGCCTGATATTTTTGATCCGGATCGACCTGTAACAAGAGCTGAATTTGTTGCATTGCTTGTGCGTGGGCTCGGTATGCAGGAAAAGCCGTTAACGGAACATTTTAGGGATGTGAAAGAAAACGCCTGGTATGCTGGTAGTGTGGGAGCTGCAATGGAAGCTGGTCTGATCCGTGGTTACGGGAATCGGTCATTTGGACCAGAAAAATTGATTACCCGTGAGGAGATCGTGATTATTACCGAAAAGGCAGCACATTATGCCCAAATTCTGAATGCTGGCCCTGCTAGTGAGAAATATAAAGAGATATACAGCGATGCATCCGCTGTTTCTCCTTGGGCTCAAGAGGCTATGGCGAAGGCTACAGAGCAAGGCTTAATTAAAGGCGTCTCCTCCGACTTGCTTGCCCCCAAACAGCAGGCGGCCCGGGTGGAAGCGACCTCCATACTGAAACGGTTTTTGCAACTCATTAAATTCACAAATTAA
- a CDS encoding 6-hydroxymethylpterin diphosphokinase MptE-like protein, which translates to MLPSANGEPNVVLIRGGRSHYLHHPEQPSREAELFVAGFKEVVPQAHVIFFGVGLGYHIREFLSRHPNTSFSIIEPDATVMNIFLQHLNEHDWLADQMVEEVMVGPISGETLGIMRRLIDRVSGVLVVPWLPYRSIFAGELKKFNEMLGKMVSYKKNKMAVNHAYEKKWALNSMHNFPFILCSSDFLHIGSEQIEGKPVLIVSAGPSLNDEIQHLRHIRENNLAYLFTVGSAVNTLVEHGIHPHGTFSYDPSDYNVNVLQKVVDKRIDSIPLIFGSTVGKHTLDDYPGRIMHIIISQDELSMHILRTPEGHKPTIINDAPSVAVIALQCMIQMKADPIVLVGQNLAYRDEQYYAEGITHAQGVPASADLPRVQGVHGQQVVTRQSFIKMKTEMEFYISTAKGTEFINTTREGAAIKGASFQNLEEIIWTRLKDPIEDSWLQTSSNSEYDLLYLRSRIEEHQRAEEVFQAIMEQIHHALLDIKHKLSLKQFNMLNVSFGQFDDLFAALLGNCFFKMYVLPRHRMRYEFLYSKMDAIQSSRNPLIRGEQILLYFGDFIWKCQQDYREIKSEIHEFHRSIHT; encoded by the coding sequence TTGTTACCTTCTGCAAATGGCGAACCCAATGTAGTACTGATTCGTGGAGGACGCTCTCATTATTTGCATCATCCTGAGCAGCCTTCACGGGAAGCGGAATTATTTGTTGCCGGTTTTAAAGAAGTTGTGCCACAAGCGCACGTTATCTTTTTTGGAGTAGGACTGGGGTACCATATCCGCGAATTTCTGAGTAGACATCCGAATACCAGCTTCTCCATCATTGAGCCGGATGCTACTGTCATGAATATTTTTTTGCAGCACCTCAACGAACACGACTGGCTGGCAGACCAGATGGTGGAAGAGGTGATGGTTGGACCGATTTCTGGAGAAACGCTTGGTATCATGCGTAGGTTGATTGACCGGGTATCCGGAGTACTAGTTGTCCCATGGCTCCCTTACCGGTCTATATTTGCCGGGGAACTGAAGAAGTTTAATGAAATGTTAGGCAAAATGGTTTCATACAAGAAGAACAAAATGGCCGTCAATCATGCTTACGAAAAAAAGTGGGCACTGAACAGCATGCATAATTTTCCTTTTATTTTGTGTAGTTCAGATTTTTTGCACATTGGCTCAGAACAGATTGAGGGTAAACCAGTCCTCATTGTATCTGCTGGTCCTTCGCTTAACGACGAAATTCAGCACCTTCGTCATATTCGGGAAAATAATCTTGCTTACCTGTTTACGGTAGGATCAGCAGTGAACACGCTGGTGGAGCATGGTATTCATCCGCATGGCACGTTCAGCTATGATCCGAGTGATTACAATGTTAATGTGCTCCAAAAGGTAGTTGATAAGCGAATTGATTCTATTCCACTCATTTTCGGCAGTACGGTCGGTAAACACACACTTGATGATTATCCAGGTCGTATTATGCATATCATCATCTCTCAGGATGAGCTTTCCATGCACATATTGCGCACACCGGAGGGACATAAACCGACGATTATTAATGATGCTCCTTCTGTAGCGGTCATTGCACTCCAATGTATGATCCAGATGAAAGCAGACCCTATTGTGCTGGTGGGGCAAAATTTAGCTTATCGTGATGAACAATATTATGCTGAGGGGATTACTCATGCCCAAGGTGTTCCTGCTAGTGCGGATTTGCCGCGTGTACAAGGCGTTCATGGCCAGCAGGTGGTTACACGACAGTCTTTTATCAAAATGAAAACAGAAATGGAATTTTACATCAGTACAGCGAAGGGAACCGAATTTATTAACACAACGCGTGAAGGCGCTGCTATCAAGGGAGCTTCTTTTCAGAACTTGGAAGAGATAATCTGGACGCGGCTAAAAGATCCGATTGAGGATTCGTGGCTGCAAACCAGCAGTAATTCGGAATACGATCTCTTGTATCTGAGGTCACGCATTGAAGAGCATCAGCGGGCTGAAGAGGTCTTTCAAGCAATTATGGAACAGATTCACCACGCTCTGCTCGATATCAAACATAAGCTTAGTCTGAAGCAGTTCAATATGCTAAACGTGTCTTTCGGGCAGTTTGATGACTTGTTTGCTGCATTATTAGGCAATTGTTTTTTCAAAATGTATGTTCTGCCTCGTCATCGTATGCGGTATGAGTTTTTGTACAGCAAAATGGATGCCATTCAGAGCAGTAGAAATCCTCTGATCAGAGGGGAGCAAATTCTGCTGTACTTCGGGGATTTCATATGGAAATGTCAGCAAGATTATAGGGAAATTAAGAGTGAGATTCATGAATTTCACCGTTCCATTCACACCTAA